In Vanacampus margaritifer isolate UIUO_Vmar chromosome 9, RoL_Vmar_1.0, whole genome shotgun sequence, the following proteins share a genomic window:
- the cdca3 gene encoding cell division cycle-associated protein 3, protein MGASESKITERAAAKPEVPVSNSRVAQLIDPRSPSVAIDRTPIQVGGTKMGQVTNEGPLEGGDPRSPTVGIVRTPVREVMRAKVDTLARRLGMLFHMEAEGKVAQNGVSTKEDHNVLQSEELDSTEPLLTPQRPRVFGSISEHANLVAAPVQSRGASCSPFALLEEPQVEVEIEADNVSLEEAEEARESPLHKRLSMSLITCHEGAPSAQILAEVHQDSGGAAEVESPNAADHLYALPAVTLGATEDSAKPPAQPQREAEEVVKKTPEAAKPRLATGAHRLTLDIKSPSQVVFKPQWLSKGFGATGLRARAVQGAKGGSSPLAVSVAVKNVNNENRGNCGKPKQKEGRSPLQILNSQREHPQMKLKASTPEKPRLGQMDRRLLAVSLNKENC, encoded by the exons ATGGGAGCCAGTGAGAGTAAGATTACTGAGAGGGCGGCAGCCAAACCAGAAGTGCCCGTCAGCAACTCCCGGGTCGCCCAGCTCATCGATCCACGCTCCCCATCGGTGGCCATTGATCGCACACCCATTCAG GTTGGCGGTACTAAAATGGGTCAAGTGACAAATGAGGGTCCTTTGGAGGGAGGCGATCCCCGCTCGCCCACCGTTGGCATTGTCCGCACGCCTGTCCGAGAAGTCATGAGAG CCAAAGTGGACACCCTCGCTCGTCGTCTGGGCATGTTGTTCCACATGGAAGCCGAGGGCAAAGTGGCCCAAAATGGCGTCTCCACAAAAGAGGATCATAACGTCCTCCAGAGTGAGGAGCTGGATTCCACGGAGCCTCTCCTGACTCCTCAGAGGCCCCGCGTTTTCGGCTCCATTAGCGAGCACGCCAACCTGGTGGCCGCGCCCGTTCAGAGCAGGGGCGCTTCCTGCAGCCCCTTCGCGCTGCTGGAGGAACCCCAAGTTGAGGTGGAGATCGAAGCGGACAATGTGAGcctggaggaggcggaggaggccCGGGAGTCGCCGCTCCACAAGAGGCTGAGCATGAGCCTCATCACCTGCCACGAGGGGGCGCCCTCCGCCCAGATCCTCGCCGAGGTGCACCAAGACAGCGGCGGCGCTGCGGAAGTGGAGTCTCCAAACGCAGCGGACCACCTATACGCCCTTCCCGCCGTCACACTCGGGGCCACTGAGGACTCGGCAAAGCCGCCTGCACAACCGCAGAGGGAAGCCGAAGAAGTCGTCAAGAAGACCCCCGAGGCGGCCAAACCGCGACTTGCCACCGGCGCCCACCGCCTCACCCTGGACATCAAGAGTCCGAGTCAGGTGGTGTTCAAGCCGCAGTGGCTGAGCAAAGGGTTCGGGGCCACCGGGCTGAGAGCCAGGGCGGTGCAAGGCGCCAAAGGGGGGTCCTCTCCGCTCGCAGTGTCCGTGGCGGTTAAGAATGTCAATAATGAAAACAGGGGCAACTGCGGGAAACCAAAGCAGAAAG AAGGTCGCTCCCCGCTGCAGATCCTTAACTCGCAAAGGGAACATCctcag ATGAAGCTGAAAGCTTCCACCCCAGAGAAGCCTCGGCTCGGCCAGATGGACCGCAGACTTCTGGCCGTGTCTCTGAACAAGGAGAATTGCTGA
- the gnb3a gene encoding guanine nucleotide-binding protein G(I)/G(S)/G(T) subunit beta-3a has translation MGEMEQLRKEADSLKDQITAARKSMQDTTLQEAVASINVVGRVQLKTRKTLRGHLAKIYAMHWSTDSKLCVSASQDGKLIVWDSITTNKVSAIPLKSSWVMTCAYAPSGNLVACGGLDNMCSIYNLKGKDGNVKVMRELAAHTGYLSCCRFISDSEIITSSGDCTCVLWDIETGTQKTIFAGHQGDCMSLAVSPDFKFFISGACDFTAKLWDIREGNCRQTFGGHESDINAIGFFPNGNAVITGSDDATCKLYDLRADQDLITYQDSGIMCGVTSLAPSLSGRLILAGYDDFNVNIWDSLKAERVGVLAGHDNRVSCIGVSSDGMACCTGSWDSFLKIWN, from the exons ATGGGTGAAATGGAGCAATTGCGAAAGGAGGCAGACAGCCTCAAGGACCAGATTACT GCGGCACGTAAGTCCATGCAGGACACAACCCTGCAGGAGGCCGTGGCCAGCATCAACGTGGTGGGCCGCGTCCAGCTGAAGACCAGGAAAACACTGAGGGGCCACCTGGCCAAGATCTACGCGATGCACTGGTCCACTGACTCCAA GCTGTGCGTGAGTGCGTCACAAGACGGGAAGCTCATCGTGTGGGACAGCATCACAACCAACAAG GTGAGCGCCATCCCCCTCAAGTCGTCGTGGGTGATGACGTGCGCTTACGCCCCGTCGGGCAACCTGGTGGCGTGCGGCGGCCTGGACAACATGTGCTCCATCTACAACCTCAAGGGCAAGGACGGCAACGTCAAGGTCATGCGCGAGCTGGCGGCGCACACAG GTTACCTGTCATGCTGCCGTTTCATCAGCGACAGCGAGATCATCACCAGCTCGGGAGACTGCACTTG CGTGCTATGGGACATCGAGACGGGCACCCAGAAGACCATCTTTGCGGGCCACCAGGGAGACTGCATGTCCTTGGCCGTGTCCCCGGACTTCAAGTTCTTCATCTCGGGAGCGTGCGACTTCACGGCCAAGCTGTGGGACATCCGGGAGGGCAACTGCAGACAGACATTCGGCGGCCACGAAAGCGACATCAACGCCATCGGG TTCTTCCCCAACGGCAACGCGGTGATCACGGGTTCTGACGACGCCACCTGTAAGTTGTACGACCTGCGGGCCGACCAGGATCTCATCACCTACCAGGATTCCGGCATCATGTGCGGCGTCACCTCGCTGGCCCCCTCCCTGTCGGGACGCCTCATCCTGGCCGGGTACGACGACTTCAACGTCAACATTTGGGATTCGCTCAAAGCGGAGAGAGTCG GGGTACTGGCCGGCCACGACAACCGAGTGAGCTGCATCGGCGTGTCCTCAGACGGGATGGCGTGCTGCACGGGCTCGTGGGACAGCTTCCTGAAAATTTGGAATTGA
- the p3h3 gene encoding prolyl 3-hydroxylase 3: MALPPDLFAVYVASQVLFLCAGSANSDGVSSLLQPYDFLYYAGVRSYFNGDWAKAAELIERSIETKEALFKVRSRCYEECGTAGGDALQKLDTEEGNLWDLWALDWVQKKAECLRFCVGRSVSHVGQLPVSTDIEYEFGSRNVYNFLQVTYYKMEKLKKAAAASQTYFVANPTHLEMRNNIEKYQRMEGVTDEDFYDRELDSERHWYLYDSALLLEEASKWSQAADEWRACVNETLRKVEECRVQCAVAAQRLPEERGVHGVDGVFEKAAALSLSLLSCQQSCVTRVATRPGRISSQDDFLPTQLEHMHIAQFKAGDVRGAVQTIRSLLLFYPSDKDSIDNLQLYQETLGGDRESQDQRPAQEIARYVKRSLQEKALLYFGMENLNYTFTDPDLWTPEDVVPESLREMWKAEKEKMTEKTKEEEQQEEVDDSGFYAGGPILQAGVTVAMDELLLNGTNRVVLDGVMTDKECDRMLRLAATVASAGDGYRGRRSPHTPHETLDGLTLLRAAKLAQDGLVNQTDGKLLHELGERARILLHSYFRSPSGLFVAFTHLVCRNAIEGDQEGRMDLSHPVHVDNCLLEPDTRQCWKEPPAFIHRDLSAVLYLNDNFEGGELFFTNRDAKTVTARVKPTCGRLVGFSSGPINPHGVTAVTKGRRCALALWFTKEKLYRDVEREEVEKGWAPGGQGAARTDDKEGGGDGGAPAPRNVRNQAPAKGRARRLVTVGKDEL, from the exons ATGGCGCTTCCCCCCGACCTCTTCGCTGTATACGTGGCGTCGCAAGTCCTTTTTCTGTGCGCGGGATCGGCCAATTCGGACGGCGTTTCGTCGCTGCTGCAGCCCTATGACTTTTTATACTACGCAGGGGTACGTTCGTATTTTAACGGCGACTGGGCGAAAGCTGCAGAGCTGATAGAAAGGTCCATTGAGACCAAGGAGGCTCTGTTTAAGGTCCGAAGTCGGTGTTATGAGGAATGTGGAACAGCGGGAGGAGATGCACTCCAAAAACTAG ACACCGAGGAGGGGAACCTGTGGGACCTTTGGGCCCTGGACTGGGTGCAGAAGAAGGCGGAGTGCTTGCGGTTCTGCGTGGGACGCTCGGTCAGCCATGTGGGACAGCTTCCCGTTTCCACGGACATCGAGTACGAGTTCGGCTCCCGCAATGTGTACAACTTCCTGCAGGTTACATATTATAAG ATGGAAAAGCTGaagaaggcggcggcggcgtcgcAGACCTACTTCGTGGCCAACCCCACTCACCTGGAGATGAGGAACAACATCGAGAAGTACCAAAGGATGGAGGGAGTGACCGACGAAGACTTTTACGACCGAGAATTGGACAGCGAGAGGCACTGG TATCTGTACGATTCGGCACTCCTGTTGGAGGAGGCGTCCAAGTGGTCGCAGGCGGCGGACGAATGGCGAGCGTGCGTCAACGAAACGCTGCGTAAGGTGGAGGAATGCAGGGTGCAATGCGCGGTGGCCGCTCAGCGTCTGCCTGAGGAGCGAGGAGTGCACGGCGTGGATGGCGTCTTCGAGAAGGCCGCGG CGCTTTCCCTCTCGCTGTTGTCGTGCCAGCAGTCGTGCGTGACTCGGGTGGCCACGCGTCCCGGCAGGATCTCCTCTCAGGACGACTTCCTGCCCACTCAGTTGGAACACATGCACATCGCACAGTTTAAAG CCGGAGACGTGAGAGGCGCCGTGCAGACGATTCGCTCCCTGCTCCTCTTTTACCCCTCAGACAAGGACTCCATAGACAACCTGCAGCTCTACCAGGAGACGCTAGGGGGAGACAGAGAGTCACAGGACCAACGGCCTGCTCAG GAGATCGCCCGCTATGTCAAACGCTCGTTGCAAGAGAAGGCGCTTCTCTATTTCGGCATGGAGAACCTAAACTACACTTTCACTGACCCA GATCTCTGGACACCAGAGGATGTTGTCCCAGAGTCCCTGAGGGAAATGTGgaa AGCTgagaaggagaagatgaccgAGAAGACgaaggaggaggagcagcaAGAGGAGGTGGACGACAGCGGCTTTTACGCAG GCGGTCCAATCCTTCAGGCGGGTGTGACCGTCGCCATGGACGAACTGCTCCTCAACGGGACCAACCGGGTGGTGCTGGACGGAGTCATGACTGACAAGGAGTGTGACAGGATGTTGCGGCTGGCGGCA ACGGTCGCATCGGCAGGAGACGGTTACCGGGGGCGACGGTCACCGCACACGCCACACGAGACGCTGGACGGCCTCACCTTGCTCAGAGCTGCGAAG CTGGCTCAGGACGGGCTCGTCAACCAAACGGACGGCAAGCTGCTGCACGAGCTGGGGGAGCGAGCGCGCATCCTGCTGCATTCCTATTTCAGGAGCCCCTCGGGACTCTTTGTGGCCTTCACGCACCTCGTCTGTCGGAATGCCATTGAAG GAGACCAAGAGGGCCGAATGGACTTGTCTCACCCGGTCCATGTGGACAACTGTCTCCTTGAGCCGGACACCAGGCAGTGTTGGAAAGAACCGCCTGCCTTCATACACAGAGACCTCAG CGCCGTCCTCTACCTGAATGACAACTTTGAGGGTGGTGAGTTGTTCTTCACCAACCGGGACGCCAAAACAGTCACG GCCCGGGTCAAACCGACGTGCGGCCGTCTGGTGGGCTTCTCGTCGGGACCCATCAATCCGCACGGCGTTACGGCGGTGACAAAAGGTCGTCGGTGCGCGCTGGCTCTCTGGTTCACCAAAGAAAAGCTCTACAGGGACGTG GAGCGAGAAGAGGTGGAGAAAGGGTGGGCCCCCGGCGGGCAAGGTGCGGCACGGACGGATGACAAGGAGGGTGGGGGTGACGGTGGAGCCCCCGCCCCTCGCAACGTTCGCAACCAAGCGCCAGCCAAAGGCAGGGCCAGAAGACTGGTTACGGTGGGCAAAGATGAACTGTGA